Within the Streptomyces sp. NBC_00353 genome, the region GCCCGCTGCTCGGCGACGACCGCGGCCTTCGATTCCTCGGCGGCCTCGACCATGTCCTGCGGGACCTCGACGAAGATCCGCTTCCCGATCCAGGCGGCGTAGACCCAGGCGGCGAGGACGGACGGGATCCCGACGACGGCGCCCATGAGGATGACCCAGCCGAGGGAGACGTGGAAGAGACCTGCGGCGGCGACGGGTCCCGGGTGCGGCGGCAGGAATGCGTGGGTCATCGAGAGACCGGCGAGCAGCGGCATCGCGTACAGCAGGATCGACTTGCCGGACCGCTTCGCGGCGGCGTACACGATCGGCGCGAGGACGAAGATGCCGACGTCGAAGAAGACCGGGATGCCGAAGATGAGGCCGGTCAGGCCCATGGCGAGCGGGGCCCGCTTCTCACCGAAGAGGTTCAGCAGGCGGGCGCTCAACACCTCTGCTCCGCCGGAGACTTCGAGGATCGCGCCGAGCATCGTACCGAGGCCGATGATGATCGCGACATGGCCGAGGATGCCGCCCATGCCGGACTCGATGACGGAGACGGCGGCGGATTTCTGCACCGTGCCGAACAGCTCGGTGACCGAGAGACCGGCGCCCAGGCCGACGGCTATGGAGACGGCGAGCAGCGCGACGAACGGCTGCAGCCTGATCTTGATGATCAGGAAGAGGAGGAGCGCGATTCCGAGGGCGGCGACGGTCATCAGACCGGCGGTGCCGTCGATCAGGAGGAGGAGTCCACCGGTGTGGGGTGGTGTCTCGACCGGAGGTGGTGTGGTGGCGAGCAGCATGGGACGACTCCGTGGTGTGGGGGTCCTTCGGGCAGGGTGGAGCGCGGCACGGCGTCCCGGTCGTGCGGGGCGCCGTGCCGTGTGGCGTGGTGATGCGGTGCGGCAAGCGGATCAGCCGTGGATCGGTCGGCTCGTTCAGCTCAGGACGGCGAGCGCGTCGATCTCGATCAGCAGGCCCTTGGGGAGGCCGACGTAGACCGTCGTGCGGGCGGCGGGGGCCTCCTTGAGGTTCTGCTCGCCGAAGTACGCGTTGTAGATCTCGTTCATCTCCGCGAAGTGGTCCACGTCCGTGAGGTAGACGCGCATCATCATCACGTCGTCCCAGCTCGCGCCGCCCTCCTCCAGGATCGCCTTGACGTTGGCGAACGTCTGGAGGGTCTGCTCACGCAGCGTCGGGCCGGCCGGGGTGGGCGCCTGGCCCTCGACGGCGGGCAGGAAGCCGACCTGGCCGGCGACCTGGAGGATGTTCCCCTTCTTCACGCCGTGCGAGAACTTGGCGGGCGGGGCGGTGTGGGTGCTGGGGGTGAGGGCGGTCTTCTCGGTCATGACGGTTCAGGCCTTCTTGGGTTGGGGGGTGGGCGTGCCGGAGTACTCCCGGGTGATGGCGTCGGCGGTGCGGCGCACCAGCGGGAGCAGGGTGAGGAGTTCCTCGGCCGTGACGACGACGTTCGGCGCGGAGACCGACATGGCGGCGACGACCCGGCCGTCCGCGCCGCGGATGGGGGCGCCGATGCAGTTGATGGACTCCTCGTGGCCGCCGAGATCGGTGGCCCAGCCCTGTTCGCGGACGGCGGCGAGCTCCTTGAGGAAGGCGCCGGCGTTCGGGATCGAACGGGACGTGTACATGGGGTAGTCGAGCTTCTCGGCGATCGCACGCCGTTCCGGCTCGGTCAGATCGGCGAGCAGCAGCTTGGCGACGGCGGCGACGGTGATCGCGACGGGCTTGCCGATCCGGGAGTACATCCTGACCGGGTAGCGGCTCTCGACCTTGTCGATGTAGAGGACCTCGTGCTCCTCGTACACCGCGAGATGGACGGTGTGCCCGCACTGTTCGTTGAGCTCGACGAGGTGGGGGTGAGCGATCTCGCGTACGTCGAGGTTCTCGACGGCCTCCTGCGCCAGGGCGAACAGGCGGGCGCCGAGGCGGTAGCGCTGGTCCTGCTGGCGGTAGACGAGCCCGTGCTCGTGGAGCGTACGGAGCAGGCGCAGCGCGGTGGACTTGTGGACGCCGAGACGGTCGGCGACCTGGCCGAGATCGGCGGGGCCCTGGGCGAGGAGCGGAAGAATGCTCAGCGCGCGGTCGACGGTCTGACTCATGGGGTGGGTACCTCCTCGGATGCCCGCTCGGCCGCTGTCCAGCCGGGGCCGAGACGAAGTGTCTCCCAGTCGGTGTCGTCGAGAGCCACCAGCCGGTCGGCGTGGGCGCGTGCCGGGGGGGCGGTGAGGTCGCCGGGAACGGTGAGGACGGCGGCGGCCATCAGGTGCCCGTGCCGCACGCGGTCCCGTACGGGCAGTTCGCGGAGGGTGGCGGAGAGGAACCCGGCGGCAAAGGCGTCGCCGGCGCCGACGGGGGCGACGACGTCGACCCGGAGGGCGGGGACCGTGGTGACACTCTCAGCCCCTCCGGCGTCGGAGGAACGGGGCCCGGGGCGGGGTCCCGAAAAGACCGTCGCCCCCTCGGCCCCCCGCTTCACGACCAGCACCCCCGGCTCCGGCAGCGCCGCACGGATCGCCTCCGCGCCGCGCAGCCCCCACGCCTCCTCCGCCTCGTCCTCACCGACGAAGACGAGGTCGGAGCGGCGGGCCAGGTCGAGGAGGACGGCCGGTGCGGCGTCGCCGGCGCGCCACAGCCCCGCCCGGTGGTTCACGTCGAAGGAGATCAGCGGGCGTCCGGGGCGGGGCGCGGTCAGGGAGTGGAGCAGGGACAGGCAGTCCTCGGACAGCGCCGCCGTGATCCCGGACAGGTGCAGGATGCGGCCGCAGAGCGCGTCCTCGGCGGGGACGTTCGCCGGGGACATCGCCGATGCCGCGGACCCGG harbors:
- a CDS encoding GntP family permease translates to MLLATTPPPVETPPHTGGLLLLIDGTAGLMTVAALGIALLLFLIIKIRLQPFVALLAVSIAVGLGAGLSVTELFGTVQKSAAVSVIESGMGGILGHVAIIIGLGTMLGAILEVSGGAEVLSARLLNLFGEKRAPLAMGLTGLIFGIPVFFDVGIFVLAPIVYAAAKRSGKSILLYAMPLLAGLSMTHAFLPPHPGPVAAAGLFHVSLGWVILMGAVVGIPSVLAAWVYAAWIGKRIFVEVPQDMVEAAEESKAAVVAEQRAAGVSPREEPVGLATVLTIIGTPLVLILAATFSSIALDPSTVRSVIEFFGNPFVALSIALLLAYYLLGIRRGWSRKSLESVSTSSLKPVGNILLVVGAGGIFGAVLKGSGIAAALADTFNDVGLPVILLAWLISVVLRVAQGSATVAIVTTAGIVVPLVEGQDMSQAHLALIIMAISAGSIFASHVNDGGFWMVSKYFGITERDTLKSWTVLETVLSVAGFAVAALLSLVI
- a CDS encoding sugar kinase, yielding MPGPAAGAAHAATTSDVVCLGESMVTFLPSQPGRLADVPSFGRAIGGAESNVACALAASGHRAKWVSRVGADGFGDHLIEAISRYGVDTSAVERDPARPTGIYFRTATDRATDTHEVAYYRAGSAASAMSPANVPAEDALCGRILHLSGITAALSEDCLSLLHSLTAPRPGRPLISFDVNHRAGLWRAGDAAPAVLLDLARRSDLVFVGEDEAEEAWGLRGAEAIRAALPEPGVLVVKRGAEGATVFSGPRPGPRSSDAGGAESVTTVPALRVDVVAPVGAGDAFAAGFLSATLRELPVRDRVRHGHLMAAAVLTVPGDLTAPPARAHADRLVALDDTDWETLRLGPGWTAAERASEEVPTP
- a CDS encoding IclR family transcriptional regulator, whose product is MSQTVDRALSILPLLAQGPADLGQVADRLGVHKSTALRLLRTLHEHGLVYRQQDQRYRLGARLFALAQEAVENLDVREIAHPHLVELNEQCGHTVHLAVYEEHEVLYIDKVESRYPVRMYSRIGKPVAITVAAVAKLLLADLTEPERRAIAEKLDYPMYTSRSIPNAGAFLKELAAVREQGWATDLGGHEESINCIGAPIRGADGRVVAAMSVSAPNVVVTAEELLTLLPLVRRTADAITREYSGTPTPQPKKA
- a CDS encoding RidA family protein encodes the protein MTEKTALTPSTHTAPPAKFSHGVKKGNILQVAGQVGFLPAVEGQAPTPAGPTLREQTLQTFANVKAILEEGGASWDDVMMMRVYLTDVDHFAEMNEIYNAYFGEQNLKEAPAARTTVYVGLPKGLLIEIDALAVLS